GTTGTCTGGGGACTTGAGGATCAATCCGTCCAGAAGTTTGAGGTCTGTCGGGATCGCCTGCGATGCGAGCTGCAGGTCCGTTTCACGATTCATCGCTTCGAACCCGCCTTCCAAAATTCCGCTTGTCGCGCCAATTGTAACCTGCGTGACAATTCCGCAACTCTGGAATCCCAGCAGGAGCGACAGACCAACACCTACAAGGGCATTCTTAGGATATTTATTCAATTAATTTGCTCTCAAAGCAATTACCAGCAGTGGGCCCACCCGTGGAAAATACATCAAATGGACAATACCTGCGAAAGCTTTATGAGGCTGCTGTCGATTTCCTTTCGCTTTTCCCAGGTACTTCGCATGGGCGTAAGGACGATCTTGCCGTTGACTTCCCCGGCCATTACGTTTAACTCACCATTCAAGAGCGCTTCCACCGCCGCAGATCCTAACTTAGCCGCGAGCACGCGGTCTCGCGCGCTGGGATTGCCGCCCCTTTGAATATGCCCGAGTACAGTAACCCGGTAATGGAGGTGCACGAATTCACTCATTCGCTTCGCCAGGTCGACGGCACCCCCGTTAAAGGCGCCCTCGGCAATAACTACTATGCTGCTTCGCTGGCGTCCGCCCTGAGTTAGTTTATGTCGAATGGCCTCAAAATTCTCTTCTATCTCCGGAATGGCAATATATTCCGCGCCCCCACCTATTCCAACGTCAAGTGCGATGAAACCTGATTCGCGACCCATGACCTCGACATAAAAAACTCTGTCATGTGCGTCCGCGGTGTCACGGATTTTATCAATCGCCTCAACTGCCGTGTTAATTGCCGTGTCATAGCCGATGGTGAAGTCAGTCCCGTACAGATCGTTGTCTATGGTTCCCGGCACGCCGACCGTCGGAATCATGTGCTCATCATATAGAAGTGTCGCGCCCTGGAAAGTT
The Candidatus Kryptoniota bacterium genome window above contains:
- the pfkA gene encoding 6-phosphofructokinase; this encodes MKKIGVYTSGGDAPGMNAALRAIIRTAVYHNIDVVGIQHGYNGMINGDFVPMGARSVSNIIQRGGTILKTARSTEFMTREGRAKAASNLSTHGIDGLVAIGGNGTFQGATLLYDEHMIPTVGVPGTIDNDLYGTDFTIGYDTAINTAVEAIDKIRDTADAHDRVFYVEVMGRESGFIALDVGIGGGAEYIAIPEIEENFEAIRHKLTQGGRQRSSIVVIAEGAFNGGAVDLAKRMSEFVHLHYRVTVLGHIQRGGNPSARDRVLAAKLGSAAVEALLNGELNVMAGEVNGKIVLTPMRSTWEKRKEIDSSLIKLSQVLSI